The following proteins are co-located in the Manihot esculenta cultivar AM560-2 chromosome 9, M.esculenta_v8, whole genome shotgun sequence genome:
- the LOC122724594 gene encoding protein DETOXIFICATION 42-like: protein MATETLLNLWENLAKLPLVMLLKDTRNVFNMDELAVEIAQIAVPAALALAADPVASLIDTAFIGHLGPVELAAVGVSIAIFLLFKLQKTSSLRNAFSVVQDSPMLIPAQQYLTLRSLGAPAVLLSLAMQGVFRGIKDTKTPLFATVVGDVANIILDPIFIFVFRLNVCGAAIAHVISQYLISLILLWKLIEHVDLLPPNIKDLQFGRFLKNGFMLLMRVIAATICVTLAASLAARHGSTSMAAFQVCLQIWMATSLLADGLAVAGQAMLASAFANKDHDRAKAIASRVFQYGLLLGLVLSIFLFGGLQFASRLFTEDVNVLNLIAVGIPFVAATQIVNVLAFVFDGINYGASDFAYSSYSMVLVSIISILCLFALSSSHGFFGIWVALTIFMTLRAYVGLLR, encoded by the exons ATGGCCACAGAAACTCTTCTTAATCTGTGGGAAAACTTGGCTAAATTGCCTCTTGTTATGCTCTTGAAGGATACAAG GAACGTTTTCAATATGGATGAGTTAGCAGTAGAAATAGCACAAATTGCAGTTCCTGCTGCACTTGCTTTAGCAGCAGATCCTGTTGCTTCTCTAATCGATACAGCATTCATTGGCCATTTAG GACCTGTGGAGCTTGCTGCTGTGGGAGTTTCTATTGccattttt TTATTGttcaaacttcaaaagacaAGTTCTCTGAGGAATGCATTTTCTGTTGTGCAGGATTCCCCAATGCTAATACCAGCACAACAATACTTGACATTGAGGTCACTAGGTGCTCCTGCTGTTCTTCTTTCACTAGCGATGCAAGGGGTTTTCCGAGGAATTAAGGATACGAAAACTCCTCTATTTGCTACTG ttGTGGGAGATGTAGCAAATATCATCTTGGACCCAATATTTATATTCGTATTCAGATTGAACGTCTGTGGTGCAGCCATTGCTCATGTTATTTCTCA GTACCTAATCTCCCTGATTCTGTTGTGGAAATTAATTGAACATGTTGATCTATTGCCTCCCAACATTAAAGATCTACAATTTGGTCGATTTCTAAAAAATG GATTTATGCTGTTGATGAGGGTAATAGCTGCGACAATCTGTGTCACCTTGGCTGCATCATTGGCGGCAAGACATGGATCTACTTCAATGGCTGCATTTCAGGTTTGCTTGCAGATTTGGATGGCAACTTCTTTGCTTGCAGATGGGCTGGCTGTGGCTGGACAA GCAATGCTTGCAAGTGCATTTGCAAATAAGGATCACGACAGGGCCAAGGCCATTGCTTCTCGTGTATTCCAG TACGGTTTGCTTTTAGGCCTAGTTCTCTCGATCTTCCTTTTCGGTGGACTACAGTTTGCTTCAAGATTATTTACAGAAGACGTCAATGTTTTGAATCTTATTGCCGTGGGCATCCCG TTTGTTGCAGCAACTCAAATCGTAAATGTTTTAGCCTTCGTTTTCGATGGAATCAATTATGGAGCATCTGATTTTGCATACTCTTCATACTCAATG GTTTTGGTGTCAATAATAAGCATCCTATGCTTATTTGCTTTATCATCTAGTCATGGCTTCTTTGGCATCTGGGTTGCGTTGACCATTTTTATGACTCTACGCGCATACGTGGGCTTGTTGAGGTAA